From a region of the Podospora pseudopauciseta strain CBS 411.78 chromosome 7 map unlocalized CBS411.78m_7, whole genome shotgun sequence genome:
- the TOP3_1 gene encoding DNA topoisomerase (EggNog:ENOG503NU4N; COG:L) — protein sequence MEGTRKGLYVQVGVLSRLSSHRDSVVRAHHIYNLKKSRFGVSSNIQSHVANCSSALFFFFFSTHSPSLAKSTAKTTKPTSTKTTKSSPTSSTKISKASTKTSSAKTEQPTIDTKPNNIMTRVLCVAEKPSIAKAVAQHLSGGQYQTANTSDKYTKNYSFTFNFGPGLGDSNVTMTAVRGHLTTAEFPHLQILGEHIGSEIRDAALKGNRNIQVRRARFSNVERGHILSAARRLVALDQRQVDAVAARIELDLRIGFAFTRFLTNNLRGLGGPMGELMISYGSCQFPTLGFVVDRYFRVKNFVPEAFWSIKLVHEREGMKVSFGWARNRLFDRAAVTILYERCLRAREAVVKKVQEKPTKKWKPLPLTTVELQKMATRFLRMTGQQAMTVAEKLYNKGFISYPRTETDRFDKGMNLRGLVEKQFPDGRWGAFARELIEGGRFNQPRQGKNDDKAHPPIHPITYAAPTVLDEQERKVYEFVVRRFLACCSDDAKGMATDVEVGYGEEMFAAHGVIVLERNYLDVYPYENWTGTAMLPKFEVGERFEPTEAMMTEGKTSPPSYLTEADLIALMDANGIGTDATMAEHIEKIQERQYVVTVPRGGGGGAGGAEEDNEPPPAAGRGRGRGRGRGGRAARGGRGGARGGGAEGGGVMVSRSLSRPV from the exons ATGGAAGGCACGAGGAAGGGCTTATACGTGCAGGTTGGAGTCTTGAGCAGGCTTTCCTCTCATCGCGACTCGGTTGTGAGAGCACATCATATCTACAATTTGAAGAAGTCTAGATTTGGAGTCTCATCCAACATTCAATCTCATGTTGCCAATTGCAGCTCtgctctcttcttcttcttcttctccactcACTCTCCTTCACTAGCAAAGTCCACGGCAAAAACTACGAAACCAACTTCaaccaaaacaaccaaaTCGTCACCAACTTCATCGACTAAGATATCGAAGGCTTCCACCAAGACCTCATCAGCAAAAACTGAGCAACCAACCATCGACACAAaacccaacaacatcatgacACGCGTCCTCTGCGTGGCTGAAAAGCCCTCCATCGCCAAAGCAGTCGCCCAACACCTCTCCGGAGGCCAATATCAAACC GCGAACACCTCAGACAAATACACCAAAAACTATTCCTTCACCTTCAACTTCGGCCCCGGCCTGGGCGACTCCAACGTAACCATGACCGCCGTCCGCGGCCACCTTACCACCGCCGAATTCCCCCACCTACAAATCCTG GGGGAGCACATCGGCTCCGAAATCCGCGACGCCGCGCTCAAGGGGAACAGGAACATCCAGGTCAGGCGAGCGCGGTTTTCAAACGTGGAGAGGGGGCACATACTCAGcgcggcgaggaggttggtggcgtTGGATCAGCGGCAGGTTGATGCCGTGGCGGCGAGGATTGAGCTGGATTTGAGGATCGGGTTTGCTTTCACAAGGTTCTTGACGAATAACCTGCGGGGGCTGGGGGGTCCGATGGGGGAGTTGATGATCAGTTATGGGTCTTGTCAGTTTCCCACTCTGGGGTTTGTCGTCGATCGGTACTTTCGGGTCAAGAATTTTGTTCCCGAGGCGTTTTGGAGTATCAAGCTTGTTCacgagagggaggggatgaaggTGAGCTTTGGCTGGGCGCGGAATCGACTGTTTGATCGGGCGGCGGTGACGATTCTGTATGAACGCTGCctgagggcgagggaggcggtggtgaaaAAGGTTCAGGAGAAGCCCACCAAAAAGTGGAAGCCTCTCCCGCTTACGACGGTGGAATTACAAAAAATGGCGACGAGGTTTTTGAGGATGACGGGTCAGCAGGCTATGACGGTGGCGGAGAAGCTGTACAACAAGGGGTTTATCTCTTATCCGAGGACGGAGACGGACAGGTTTGACAAGGGGATGAACCTGAGGGGGTTGGTCGAGAAGCAGTTTCCtgatgggaggtggggagcTTTCGCGAGGGAGTTGattgagggggggaggttcAACCAGCCGAGGCAGGGGAAGAACGATGATAAGGCTCATCCGCCTATCCACCCTATCACCTACGCGGCGCCGACGGTGCTGGATGAGCAGGAGAGAAAGGTGTATGAgtttgtggtgaggaggtttttgGCTTGTTGCTCGGATGATGCCAAGGGGATGGCGACGGATGTGGAGGTGGGgtatggggaggagatgtttGCTGCGCATGGGGTTATTGTGCTGGAGAGGAATTATCTGGATGTGTACCCCTACGAAAACTGGACGGGGACGGCTATGTTGCCCAAGtttgaggtgggggagaggtttgaGCCGACCGAGGCCATGATGACGGAGGGGAAGACGAGCCCCCCGAGTTACTTGACCGAGGCGGATCTGATTGCGTTGATGGATGCGAATGGGATTGGGACGGATGCCACGATGGCGGAGCACATTGAGAAGATTCAGGAGAGGCAATATGTGGTTACGGTGccgagggggggagggggaggagctggtggtgccGAGGAAGATAAtgagcctcctcctgctgctgggcgaggccgtgggagaggaagggggaggggtggacgAGCTGCTCgtggcgggagaggaggggcgAGAGGCGGTGGggctgagggagggggggtgatggtgtcaAGGAGTTTATCCCGACCAGTCTAG
- the TOP3_2 gene encoding DNA topoisomerase (EggNog:ENOG503NU4N; COG:L), which translates to MGFDRMSFEISLGKPFLRKETELMMKAICEGRSTKQEFLQSNIHQYRTVYHQSSAELNTLKAACRQYVFNNGNGQ; encoded by the exons ATGGGTTTCGACAGGATGAGCTTCGAGATCAGTCTTGGGAAGCCGTTTCTACGAAAGGAGACGGAGCTCATGATGAAAGCCATCTGCGAGGGCAGGTCGACCAAGCAAGAGTTTCTGCAGAGCAACATACACCAGTACAGGACGGTATACCATCAGTCCTCGGCGGAGCTCAACACACTCAAAGCA GCTTGCAGACAATACGTCTTCAACAACGGTAACGGGCAATGA